A part of Podarcis muralis chromosome 13, rPodMur119.hap1.1, whole genome shotgun sequence genomic DNA contains:
- the LOC114582143 gene encoding olfactory receptor 5AR1-like, with amino-acid sequence MGRAGWRNQTTVTEFILLGFEDLPKLQGLFFLVFLIIYLVTLCGNLLITVLIVTDRRLHTPMYFFLGNLSCLEICYSSAVLPRMLASFLTGLKEISFAGCFVQYYVFACLAGTECYLLSAMSYDRYLAICKPLRYAALMNGQLCFQLSAGSWVCGFLVSTITTISMSWLFFCGPNEIDHYICDLKPMLKLSCSDTYWMELTNFVFACTFTLPPFLLTMTSYIYIIATILRISSTTGRKKAFSTCSSHLSVVSLFYGTLVMVYMLPKVSILRHLDKVFSLFYTVLTPMVNPLIYSLRNKDVNEALGKILGRCPPCPMPLRIQFGKLQQFS; translated from the coding sequence ATGGGAAGAGCAGGATGGAGAAATCAAACAACTGTCACAGAATTTATCCTGCTAGGATTTGAGGATCTCCCTAAACTGCAAGGTCTTTTTTTCCTGGTATTTCTGATTATTTACTTGGTGACCCTGTGTGGGAACCTTCTCATCACCGTGCTCATTGTGACTGACCGACGCCTTCACACTCCAATGTACTTCTTCTTGGGGAATCTCTCTTGCTTGGAAATCTGCTATAGCTCAGCTGTTCTCCCAAGAATGCTGGCTAGTTTCTTGACCGGCTTGAAAGAGATTTCATTTGCAGGCTGTTTTGTGCAGTATTACGTATTTGCTTGCCTAGCGGGAACTGAATGCTATCTCCTTTCTGCAATGTCTTATGACAGGTACTTAGCCATTTGTAAACCACTGCGTTATGCAGCCCTCATGAATGGCCAGTTGTGCTTCCAGCTCTCAGCTGGGTCTTGGGTATGTGGGTTTTTGGTCAGCACCATTACAACCATTTCAATGTCATGGTTGTTCTTCTGTGGCCCCAATGAAATAGATCATTATATATGTGACTTAAAACCCATGCTAAAGCTCTCCTGCAGTGACACCTATTGGATGGAGCTCACCAATTTTGTTTTTGCCTGCACATTCACTTTGCCTCCTTTCCTGCTCACCATGACCTCATACATTTATATCATAGCCACGATCCTAAGAATCTCATCcactactggaaggaaaaaggcattttccacctgctcctctcaccTGTCAGTGGTCAGCCTGTTCTATGGAACACTCGTAATGGTCTATATGCTCCCAAAAGTCAGCATCCTAAGGCATCTTGACAAAGTGTTTTCTCTCTTTTACACTGTCCTCACTCCAATGGTCAACCCCCTCATATACAGCCTAAGGAACAAAGATGTAAATGAAGCTTTGGGGAAAATCCTTGGTAGATGCCCACCTTGCCCAATGCCTTTGAGAATCCAGTTTGGAAAACTGCAACAATTTAGTTGA
- the LOC114582142 gene encoding olfactory receptor 10A7-like has product MPFAKREKQNQTTIAEFILLGFGDLNKLEFLLFLLFLVIYLVTMAGNLLIVLLVVTDRHLHTPMYFFLGNLSFLECCYSSTILPRILSSLLTGGKSISIKACFVQFYIFACLGGAECYFLSVMSYDRYLAVCNPLHYASLMNGRLCLQLAAVSWASGVLVSTSTTLSVSSLSFCGPNEIDHYLCDLSPVIKEISCSDTYVVEMTAFIFACAFTLPPFLLTLTSYIFIIVTILRIPSATGRQKAFSTCSSHLTVVALFYGTLMLVYMLPRSRDLRYVKKIFSLFYTVLTPMVNPLIYSLRNKEVKEAMWKGFRKFTSFMTDPVF; this is encoded by the coding sequence ATGCCATttgcaaagagagagaagcaaaatcAAACAACTATTGCTGAGTTCATACTCTTAGGATTTGGAGACCTTAATAAATTGGAGTTTCTTCTTTTCTTACTCTTCCTAGTGATCTACTTAGTGACCATGGCTGGGAACCTCCTCATTGTTTTGTTGGTTGTGACTGATCGACATCTTCACACCCCCATGTATTTCTTTCTAGGGAACCTCTCTTTCTTGGAATGTTGCTACAGCTCAACAATCCTGCCTAGAATATTATCAAGTCTCTTGACTGGGGGAAAAAGTATATCCATAAAAGCCTGCTTCGTGCAGTTTTATATATTTGCTTGCCTCGGAGGTGCTGAATGCTACTTCCTGTCTGTGATGTCTTACGATAGGTACCTAGCTGTATGTAACCCATTGCACTATGCCAGTCTCATGAATGGTAGGTTATGTCTACAGCTGGCAGCCGTGTCTTGGGCAAGTGGAGTTTTGGTGAGCACAAGTACAACCCTTTCAGTGTCTTCATTGTCCTTCTGTGGCCCTAATGAAATTGATCATTACCTCTGTGATTTGTCCCCAGTCATCAAAGAAATTTCATGCAGCGACACATATGTTGTAGAAATGACCGCATTCATCTTTGCCTGTGCCTtcacactgcctccatttctactCACATTAACATCTTACATTTTCATCATCGTCACAATCCTACGAATCCCTTCCGCTACTGGGAGGCAAAAGGCCTTCTCCACTTGCTCATCCCACCTCACTGTGGTGGCTCTCTTTTATGGAACGCTGATGCTGGTCTATATGCTCCCACGGTCCAGGGATCTCAGATATGTGAAGAAAATCTTCTCTCTTTTCTATACAGTCCTGACCCCCATGGTCAATCCCCTCATATACAGCCTGAGAAATAAGGAAGTGAAGGAAGCCATGTGGAAAGGTTTTAGGAAGTTCACCAGCTTCATGACAGATCCAGTTTTTTAA
- the LOC114582140 gene encoding olfactory receptor 10A7-like, with product MLICKTTHQLAVVSGAFCFLQMQPGTSREGQNQTTVSEFILLGFGDLLNLQVVLFMFFLTIYLATMAGNLLIVFLVMAVQHLHTPMYFFLGNLSFLESCYSSTILPKMLTVLLTGERTISIKACFTQFFIFSCLGGSECYLLSVMSYDRYLAVCRPLHYATLMNSRLCLQLAAGSWVSGLVVGTGITVRVSQLSFCGPNIIDHYFCDVIPDIKQISCTDTYLVELSAFIFVCIFTLPPFVLTMASYAYIIATILKIPSTTGRQKAFSTCSSHLTVVALFYGTLMLVYMLPGSRKLRYTKKIFSLFYTVLTPMVNPLIYSLRNKEVKEALQRVIRKFIAYSTF from the coding sequence ATGTTGATTTGCAAGACAACACACCAACTTGCAGTTGTAAGTGGTGCATTCTGTTTTCTCCAGATGCAGCCCGGGACAAGCAGAGAGGGACAAAATCAAACAACTGTTTCTGAATTCATACTCTTGGGATTTGGAGATCTCCTCAATCTGCAGGTTGTTCTCTTCATGTTCTTCTTAACGATCTACTTGGCCACCATGGCTGGGAATCTCCTCATTGTTTTTTTGGTTATGGCTGTCCAACATCTCCAcactcccatgtacttcttcctaggGAACCTCTCCTTTCTTGAATCCTGCTACAGCTCAACAATTCTGCCCAAGATGTTGACTGTACTTCTGACCGGTGAAAGAACTATATCTATAAAAGCCTGCTTCACacaattttttatattttcttgcTTGGGAGGTTCTGAATGCTACCTCTTGTCTGTGATGTCTTATGACAGGTACTTAGCAGTGTGCAGACCATTACATTATGCCACTCTCATGAACAGTAGGCTGTGCCTGCAGTTGGCAGCTGGATCTTGGGTAAGTGGACTCGTGGTTGGCACAGGCATAACTGTTAGGGTATCACAGTTATCCTTCTGTGGCCCCAACATCATTGATCATTACTTCTGTGATGTCATACCAGACATAAAACAGATTTCTTGCACTGACACATACTTAGTAGAATTGTCTGCCTTCatatttgtttgcattttcacCCTGCCACcctttgttctcacaatggcctccTATGCTTACATCATCGCTACAATCCTCAAAATCCCATCTACCACTGGAAGACAAAAGGCCTTCTCCACCTGCTCATCTCACCTCACGGTGGTGGCCCTCTTTTATGGAACGCTGATGCTAGTTTATATGCTCCCAGGATCAAGGAAACTCAGATAcacaaagaaaatattttctctcttctATACAGTCCTAACTCCCATGGTCAATCCCTTGATATACAGCTTGAGAAACAAAGAGGTGAAGGAGGCATTGCAAAGAGTTATTAGGAAGTTCATAGCCTATTCAACGTTTTAG
- the LOC114582139 gene encoding olfactory receptor 10A7-like, with the protein MAKKVWENQTTISEFILLGFGDQLKLQILLFLLFLLCYLVTMAGNLLIVVLVVTDRHLHTPMYFFLGNLSFLESCSSSTILPKMLSCMLTGGKSISVQACFLQFFIFSCLGGAECYLLAMMSYDRYLAICKPLHYATLMNGRVSLQLSVVSWASGVLVSTSLTLSLSWLSFCGPREIDDYFCDVSSSIRHISCSDTHLFELSGFIFTCIFTLPPFLLTLTSYISIIATILRIPSTTGRTKAFSTCSSHLTVVALYYGSLMLVYMLPRSKDLKHMKKVFSLFYTVLTPMVNPLIYSLRNMEVKKSLKMGFRKVLFYITA; encoded by the coding sequence ATGGCAAAGAAAGTATGGGAAAATCAAACAACTATTTCTGAATTCATACTCTTGGGATTTGGAGATCAACTTAAACTACAAATACTTCTCTTCCTACTCTTCTTATTGTGTTATTTGGTGACTATGGCTGGGAACCTCCTCATTGTTGTGCTGGTTGTGACTGATCGACATCTTCAcacccccatgtacttcttcctaggGAACCTCTCCTTCTTGGAATCTTGCAGCAGCTCAACCATCCTGCCTAAAATGTTGTCATGCATGCTGACTGGGGGGAAAAGTATATCTGTCCAAGCCTGCTTCTTGCAGTTTTTCATCTTTTCTTGCCTGGGTGGTGCTGAATGCTACCTCCTTGCTATGATGTCTTATGACAGGTACTTGGCAATTTGTAAGCCGCTCCACTATGCTACTCTAATGAATGGCAGAGTGAGCCTCCAGTTATCCGTTGTGTCTTGGGCAAGTGGAGTTTTGGTTAGCACAAGCTTAACCTTATCACTCTCATGGTTATCCTTTTGTGGTCCCAGGGAAATTGATGATTATTTTTGTGATGTTAGCTCTAGCATACGACATATTTCTTGTAGTGACACTCATTTATTTGAACTATCAGGTTTCATATTTACCTGTATTTTCACCCTAcctcccttcctcctcacccTAACCTCCTATATTTCCATCATAGCCACAATCCTCAGAATCCCATCCACCACTGGAAGGACAAAGGCCTTCTCCACCTGTTCCTCTCACCTCACAGTGGTTGCCTTGTATTATGGAAGTCTGATGCTTGTCTATATGCTCCCTCGGTCAAAAGACTTAAAACACATGAAGAaagtcttctctctcttctaTACAGTCTTGACCCCCATGGTCAATCCCCTCATATACAGCCTGAGAAACATGGAAGTGAAGAAATCCCTGAAAATGGGCTTCAGGAAGGTTCTATTCTACATTACAGCATGA
- the LOC114582137 gene encoding olfactory receptor 10A6-like, whose translation MAKKVWQNQTRVFEFILLGFGDLPKLQVLLFLPFLVIYMVTMAGNLLIVVLVVTDRHLHTPMYFFLGNLSFLECCYSSTILPKMLSSILAGGEGISIKACFLQFFIFSSLAGTECYLLAMMSYDRYLAICKPLDYVVLMNGRVSFQLSVVSWASGFFVGTILTSSASWLSFCGPNEIDDYFCDVSSNVRSISCSDTTFFELSAFVFTCVFTLPPFLLTISSYGFIIATILRIPSTTGRQKAFSTCSSHLTVVALYYGSLMLVYMLPRSKDLKHMKKVSSLFYTVLTPMINPLIYSLRNTEVKEAMKKGFRGFIFYITP comes from the coding sequence ATGGCAAAGAAAGTATGGCAAAATCAAACAAGAGTTTTTGAATTCATACTCTTGGGATTTGGGGATCTACCTAAACTGCAAGTTCTTCTTTTCCTGCCGTTCTTGGTGATCTACATGGTGACCATGGCTGGGAACCTTCTCATTGTTGTGTTGGTTGTGACCGATCGACATCTTCAcactcccatgtacttcttcctgggAAACCTTTCCTTCTTGGAATGCTGCTATAGTTCAACAATCCTGCCTAAAATGTTGTCAAGCATCCTGGCTGGGGGGGAAGGTATATCTATAAAAGCCTGTTTTTTGCAATTTTTCATCTTTTCTTCTCTGGCTGGAACTGAATGCTACCTCCTAGCCATGATGTCTTATGACAGGTACTTAGCCATTTGTAAACCACTCGATTATGTTGTTCTTATGAATGGCAGAGTGAGCTTCCAATTATCTGTTGTGTCTTGGGCTAGTGGattttttgttggcacaatttTAACTTCATCAGCGTCATGGCTATCTTTCTGTGGCCCCAATGAAATTGATGATTATTTTTGTGATGTTAGCTCTAATGTAAGGTCTATTTCTTGTAGTGACACAACTTTCTTTGAACTATCAGCCTTTGTATTTACTTGTGTGTTCACATTACCTCCGTTTCTCCTCACCATATCATCCTATGGCTTCATCATAGCCACCATCCTCAGAATCCCATCCACAACTGGGAGACAAAAGGCCTTCTCCACCTGTTCCTCTCACCTCACAGTGGTTGCCTTGTATTATGGAAGTCTGATGCTTGTCTATATGCTCCCTCGGTCAAAAGACTTAAAACACATGAAGAAAGTCTCCTCTCTCTTCTATACTGTCTTGACCCCCATGATCAATCCCCTCATATATAGCCTGAGAAACACAGAAGTGAAAGAGGCCATGAAAAAGGGTTTCAGAGGGTTTATATTCTACATCACACCATGA
- the LOC144325357 gene encoding olfactory receptor 5B21-like, with protein sequence MRDMEMKNQTEVTDFILLGFGDLQDLQIPLFLFFLLIYIVTMAGNILIIVLVVADRRLHTPMYFFLGNLSCLEVCYSSTILPRMLASFLSGNKIIPFKGCITQYFFFGGLAGTECYLLSAMSYDRYLAICKPLQYAALMNSTVCRHLACGSWFNGFLASAIVTLFMSQLTFCGPNILNHFFCDSYTILKLSCSNAQLIFTLIFLLCSAFTLPPFLLTLTSYICIISKIVRISSVAGRQKTFSTCSSHLTVVTIFYGTLIIVYMLPETNGLVDLNKVFSMGYTILTPLVNPLIYSLRNREVKESMRRVLHKCWVQHGLNRN encoded by the coding sequence ATGAGAGACATGGAAATGAAAAACCAAACAGAGGTCACAGATTTCATTCTTCTTGGATTCGGAGATCTCCAGGATCTACAGATTcccctcttcctgttcttcctTTTAATCTACATTGTGACCATGGCTGGAAACATTCTCATCATTGTACTGGTTGTAGCTGATCGACGTCTTCACACCCCCATGTATTTCTTCTTAGGGAACTTGTCATGCCTAGAGGTTTGCTATAGTTCAACCATCCTGCCCAGGATGCTGGCCAGTTTCCTTTCTGGCAATAAAATCATTCCTTTTAAGGGTTGCATCACACAATATTTCTTCTTTGGTGGCTTGGCTGGCACTGAATGCTATCTTCTCTCTGCAATGTCTTATGACCGTTACTTAGCAATATGCAAACCCTTGCAATATGCAGCACTTATGAATAGCACGGTCTGTCGACATCTGGCTTGTGGATCTTGGTTCAATGGCTTTCTTGCCAGTGCCATAGTAACATTGTTTATGTCACAATTAACTTTCTGTGGCCCCAATATACtcaaccatttcttctgtgaCTCTTATACAATTCTAAAACTCTCCTGCAGTAATGCACAACTTATTTTTACACTAATATTCCTTCTGTGTTCTGCATtcactcttcctccttttcttctaacatTGACTTCTTATATCTGCATCATTTCAAAAATTGTGAGAATTTCATCTGTTGCAGGAAGACAAAAGACCTTCTCGACATGTTCTTCTCACCTCACTGTTGTGACCATTTTTTATGGGACACTCATAATTGTGTACATGTTGCCAGAAACCAATGGCCTGGTAGACTTGAACAAAGTCTTTTCTATGGGTTACACTATTCTTACACCTTTGGTGAACCCTCTCATCTACAGTCTGAGGAACCGAGAGGTCAAGGAGTCAATGAGAAGGGTTCTTCATAAGTGTTGGGTACAGCATGGGTTGAATAGAAActga